One genomic segment of Rubripirellula tenax includes these proteins:
- a CDS encoding glucuronate isomerase: MSDSARESIYEAIASIRLIDPHTHINPHAAGSTTLADLLGYHYYTELAHSAGMPKDQIEEPGIQPRELVRRLVENLSPLENTAQYRWLVEICRMFFGFDGDRIDASNWESLYETAESQMASAEWAQIVLDQSNVEAVFLTNDFDDDLAGFDTDTYIPCLRTDDLVFHLAKPEVRQRLAGCSGIELDGSLSSLRASLRQRFEHFVGRGARACAISLPPSFEPTRVSDGRASTALDQVLKRGLLADDAHKQSLSRRIFWTLAELCDEFGLPFDLMIGVNRGVYAGGVYQGQDLYDSRVSLIQYRELFNAFPGVKFPISVLASVTNQELVSYAWIFPNVITNGHWWYSNTPSFIARDTAARLEAVPQTKQIGYYSDAYKLEFVWPKFDMYRNVLSDILADHFVHKCGWSEERAIELGRRVLRDNVDEIFPRRTTASTTDPDEPTASAVRVDPLADTWADDSAAGLDDEPGSETVAMDWGSKAAAAAAAAAAAAVGMGLGMAKPDSDELDDLEEVDESEEVDDGEPFDSNPVETLFEEKDSFDTVAIGDADQTDDDLFEVPESIGEDPASDDLPDRPTLVESDSGDDSVAITDVNDTIRITDDDDDDGLGSVVAFIDEDDVSEDEADQNATVVIVSDSDDEEATLDPSPSEDEIQLVEVADVELSGAGPSRAAIDSDAIKDELDTEPLDLGNMFGDDDDSGDENNGDDPAPKIQMLRSEDSFEPDEDSLQLTPDPTTGELTFQVGDDDDDELSLEPESPVRVQPNAPSPANEDLEITLEIPADDEEFEGFTASDDDSDD, encoded by the coding sequence ATGTCTGACTCTGCACGCGAATCCATCTACGAAGCCATTGCCTCGATCCGCTTGATCGATCCCCATACGCACATCAACCCCCACGCGGCCGGGTCCACAACGTTGGCGGACCTGCTGGGCTACCACTATTACACCGAATTGGCCCATTCGGCCGGGATGCCGAAGGATCAAATCGAAGAACCCGGCATCCAGCCACGGGAACTGGTTCGCCGCTTGGTCGAGAATTTGTCGCCGCTGGAGAATACGGCGCAGTATCGATGGTTAGTTGAGATCTGTCGCATGTTTTTCGGGTTCGACGGTGATCGCATTGACGCGTCGAATTGGGAGTCCCTTTACGAAACGGCCGAGTCGCAAATGGCGTCGGCCGAGTGGGCCCAAATCGTCTTGGATCAAAGCAACGTCGAAGCCGTCTTTTTGACCAATGATTTTGACGACGATTTAGCCGGCTTCGATACGGACACTTACATCCCTTGCCTTCGCACCGACGACTTGGTGTTCCATTTGGCTAAACCGGAAGTCCGCCAGCGATTGGCTGGCTGCTCGGGCATCGAATTGGACGGGTCGCTGTCGTCGTTAAGAGCGTCGCTGCGGCAACGTTTCGAACACTTTGTCGGTCGTGGAGCTCGCGCTTGCGCCATTTCGCTGCCACCATCGTTCGAGCCGACTAGGGTCAGCGACGGGCGTGCGTCGACCGCGCTGGACCAAGTGCTTAAACGAGGCCTGCTAGCAGACGATGCTCACAAGCAATCATTGTCACGGCGAATCTTTTGGACGTTGGCCGAGCTGTGCGACGAATTCGGGTTGCCTTTCGATTTGATGATCGGCGTCAATCGTGGCGTCTACGCCGGCGGTGTCTATCAGGGACAAGACTTGTACGACAGCCGCGTGTCGTTGATTCAATATCGTGAACTCTTCAACGCGTTTCCCGGTGTCAAGTTTCCGATCTCGGTCTTGGCCAGCGTCACCAATCAAGAATTGGTCAGCTACGCGTGGATCTTTCCCAACGTCATCACGAACGGGCACTGGTGGTACAGCAACACGCCGTCGTTCATCGCCCGCGATACTGCGGCGCGTTTGGAAGCCGTGCCGCAAACGAAACAAATCGGCTACTACAGCGACGCATACAAGTTGGAATTTGTGTGGCCCAAGTTTGACATGTACCGAAACGTCTTGTCGGACATTTTGGCCGACCACTTCGTTCACAAGTGCGGCTGGTCCGAAGAACGTGCGATCGAATTGGGGCGGCGTGTCCTGCGCGACAATGTCGACGAGATCTTCCCGCGGCGAACGACTGCATCGACGACCGATCCGGATGAACCAACGGCCTCGGCCGTTCGCGTCGATCCCTTGGCTGACACTTGGGCGGATGATTCGGCGGCGGGTCTGGACGACGAGCCGGGCTCGGAAACGGTCGCAATGGACTGGGGTTCCAAAGCAGCCGCCGCCGCAGCAGCAGCAGCAGCAGCAGCAGTCGGCATGGGGTTGGGAATGGCCAAACCCGATTCGGATGAATTGGATGACTTAGAAGAAGTCGACGAATCGGAAGAGGTCGACGACGGTGAGCCGTTCGATTCGAATCCTGTCGAAACGTTGTTCGAAGAAAAAGATAGTTTTGATACCGTCGCGATTGGCGACGCGGACCAGACGGATGACGATTTGTTTGAGGTGCCGGAATCCATTGGCGAAGACCCGGCAAGTGACGACCTGCCCGATCGCCCAACGCTGGTCGAGAGCGATTCGGGCGACGACTCGGTCGCTATCACCGACGTCAATGACACTATCCGGATTACCGACGACGACGACGATGACGGGCTCGGTTCTGTGGTCGCGTTCATCGATGAAGATGATGTGAGCGAAGATGAAGCTGATCAGAATGCAACCGTCGTCATTGTCTCGGACTCGGACGATGAAGAAGCGACCCTCGACCCGTCACCCAGTGAAGATGAAATTCAGCTCGTTGAGGTAGCGGATGTTGAGTTGTCCGGCGCCGGGCCGTCGCGCGCCGCCATCGATAGCGATGCGATCAAAGACGAACTGGACACGGAACCACTCGACTTGGGCAACATGTTTGGCGACGACGATGATAGCGGCGACGAAAACAACGGCGACGATCCGGCACCAAAAATCCAGATGCTCCGCAGCGAAGACTCCTTCGAACCCGACGAAGACTCGCTGCAATTGACCCCGGACCCGACGACGGGCGAGCTGACGTTCCAAGTCGGCGATGACGACGATGATGAGCTTTCGCTTGAACCCGAGTCACCGGTGCGCGTCCAGCCGAATGCTCCATCACCTGCGAACGAAGACCTCGAGATCACCCTCGAAATCCCCGCCGATGATGAGGAATTCGAAGGGTTCACTGCGTCCGATGACGATTCAGATGATTAG
- the flhB gene encoding flagellar biosynthesis protein FlhB, with product MSESSGDKKHSASEKKRRQSREQGQVAKSQDLTSAGMLLSALAALWMLGEPACEALAGAIADALSTPRTAPLRTGDAANWLLSGAARYAIAAVPMLIAMFIAGVLVNVVQTGLIFSSSKLEPKLSNISPLSGAKRILSLQGVMRLGFGIFKLMIITAVAYFAVRHYRDPILSLAQMSIPQIASVLFRSLIGTCVWIGVALFVLAILEYAFQWWKQEQDMMMTDQEMRDEMKETEGDPQVAARRRQVQRQMMMQRAESEVPKADVVVSNPTELAIAIKYDPKTMPAPIVLAKGAGLLAQKIRRIALENGVPVVERKPLAQFLYKNVDVGQVVPTEQYQAVAEVLRYVYQLQGKEIPKATAA from the coding sequence ATGTCAGAAAGCAGTGGCGATAAGAAGCACTCAGCGTCAGAGAAAAAGCGACGCCAGTCACGCGAGCAGGGCCAGGTTGCCAAGAGCCAGGACTTGACCTCGGCCGGCATGCTGCTGTCCGCGCTGGCAGCACTTTGGATGCTAGGTGAACCGGCTTGCGAAGCTTTGGCCGGTGCGATCGCCGATGCCCTTTCGACGCCGCGGACGGCGCCGCTTCGAACAGGCGATGCGGCCAACTGGCTGCTCTCGGGCGCGGCACGCTACGCGATTGCCGCGGTGCCGATGCTGATTGCGATGTTCATCGCGGGCGTGTTGGTGAACGTCGTGCAAACCGGACTGATCTTTTCGAGCTCCAAGCTGGAACCGAAACTCAGCAACATCAGTCCGCTATCCGGCGCGAAACGAATCCTTTCCCTGCAAGGCGTGATGCGTCTGGGGTTCGGCATTTTCAAGCTGATGATCATCACAGCCGTCGCATACTTCGCGGTGCGGCACTATCGCGATCCGATCCTTAGCCTTGCTCAGATGAGTATTCCGCAAATTGCAAGCGTGCTGTTCCGATCGTTGATCGGGACCTGCGTTTGGATCGGCGTGGCGCTGTTCGTGCTTGCGATTCTTGAGTACGCGTTCCAATGGTGGAAGCAAGAACAAGACATGATGATGACCGACCAAGAAATGCGCGACGAAATGAAAGAAACGGAGGGCGATCCGCAAGTCGCCGCTCGCCGTCGTCAAGTCCAACGTCAAATGATGATGCAGCGGGCCGAGTCGGAAGTGCCCAAGGCCGACGTGGTCGTTAGCAATCCGACGGAACTGGCAATCGCGATCAAGTACGACCCCAAAACCATGCCGGCGCCAATCGTGTTGGCGAAGGGCGCGGGCTTACTTGCTCAAAAAATTCGTCGCATCGCGCTCGAAAACGGAGTTCCCGTCGTCGAGCGAAAACCGCTCGCTCAATTCCTGTACAAGAACGTTGACGTCGGACAAGTCGTTCCTACCGAGCAATATCAAGCGGTCGCGGAAGTGCTGCGGTATGTTTACCAACTGCAGGGCAAAGAGATCCCCAAAGCGACAGCCGCCTAG
- a CDS encoding 2-isopropylmalate synthase produces the protein MSQSTTTTESDAPASGHQEPRMIRIFDTTLRDGEQSPGASMNLAEKLEVAQLLESMGVDIIEAGFPIASPGDFAAVKAIASTVHHSTICGLARCSDKDIDAAWEAVKGARSSRIHVFLATSAIHREFKLRMSTDEIVERAIAGVKRAKAYCDDVEFSPEDACRTEHDFLCRVVEAAIDAGATTINVPDTVGYATPNEVFDRFTMLRNRVPNMDKAVLSTHCHDDLGMAVANSLAAVAAGAGQIECTINGIGERAGNAALEEVVMAMKTRQDFFHCNTRIDSTRLVPASRLISKTTGIQVQRNKAIVGRNAFAHESGIHQDGMLKERSTYEIMSPEDVGFSKTDLVLGKHSGRAALADRAKTLGYTLTAEQLNTVFEQFKVLADKKKEMYDGDIVALVQQQISGSVEEQWSLVDYIVSSGKGRGPSVELTLSSGDENFTEKVEQGDGPIDAAFWAVEKITGIEVVCKDYRVRSATLGRDAIGEVNLEVDYKGRTYRGVGSSTDTVESTIMAMLNAINRIIADRPKTSR, from the coding sequence ATGTCGCAATCCACGACGACCACCGAAAGTGATGCACCTGCATCGGGCCATCAAGAACCTCGCATGATTCGTATCTTCGATACGACGCTACGCGACGGCGAGCAATCGCCGGGCGCGAGCATGAACTTGGCCGAGAAGCTTGAAGTGGCTCAGCTTTTGGAGTCGATGGGCGTCGACATCATCGAAGCCGGATTCCCAATCGCTTCGCCGGGTGACTTCGCGGCCGTCAAGGCGATCGCGTCCACCGTCCATCACTCAACGATCTGCGGATTGGCCCGATGCAGTGACAAAGACATCGATGCCGCTTGGGAAGCCGTCAAAGGCGCGCGCAGTTCGCGCATCCACGTCTTCCTGGCGACCAGCGCAATCCATCGTGAATTCAAACTGCGGATGTCGACCGACGAGATCGTCGAGCGGGCGATCGCGGGTGTCAAACGGGCCAAAGCTTACTGTGACGATGTCGAGTTTTCACCCGAGGATGCTTGTCGAACCGAGCACGATTTTTTGTGCCGGGTCGTCGAAGCCGCCATCGATGCGGGTGCGACAACGATCAACGTTCCTGACACGGTCGGCTATGCGACGCCGAATGAAGTCTTTGATCGCTTCACGATGCTGCGCAACCGCGTTCCCAATATGGACAAGGCCGTCTTGAGCACTCATTGTCACGATGACCTGGGGATGGCGGTCGCCAACAGTTTGGCAGCCGTCGCCGCCGGCGCGGGGCAGATCGAATGCACGATCAACGGCATCGGCGAACGGGCGGGCAATGCGGCGTTGGAAGAAGTAGTGATGGCGATGAAGACGCGTCAAGATTTCTTCCACTGCAACACTCGCATCGACAGCACGCGATTGGTTCCCGCCAGCCGCTTGATCAGCAAGACGACCGGCATCCAAGTCCAACGCAACAAAGCGATCGTCGGTCGCAACGCGTTCGCGCACGAATCGGGAATCCACCAGGATGGCATGCTGAAGGAACGCAGCACGTACGAGATCATGTCACCGGAAGACGTCGGTTTTTCGAAAACTGACTTGGTGTTGGGCAAGCATAGCGGCCGCGCGGCGCTTGCCGATCGCGCCAAAACGCTGGGTTACACATTGACCGCCGAGCAACTGAACACCGTTTTCGAACAGTTCAAGGTCTTGGCCGACAAGAAGAAGGAGATGTACGACGGAGACATCGTCGCGCTGGTGCAACAACAGATCAGCGGCAGCGTCGAAGAACAATGGTCGCTAGTGGACTACATCGTCAGCAGCGGGAAGGGCAGGGGCCCCAGCGTCGAATTGACCCTCAGCAGCGGCGATGAGAACTTCACCGAGAAGGTCGAACAGGGCGATGGACCGATCGATGCGGCGTTTTGGGCCGTTGAAAAGATCACCGGTATCGAAGTGGTCTGCAAAGATTATCGAGTCCGCAGCGCAACGCTCGGCCGCGATGCGATCGGCGAAGTCAATTTGGAAGTCGACTACAAAGGCCGCACCTATCGCGGTGTCGGCTCCAGCACCGACACGGTCGAAAGCACGATCATGGCAATGCTAAATGCGATCAACCGAATCATCGCCGACCGACCAAAGACATCGCGTTAG
- the fliP gene encoding flagellar type III secretion system pore protein FliP (The bacterial flagellar biogenesis protein FliP forms a type III secretion system (T3SS)-type pore required for flagellar assembly.), translating to MFLIFLLSSSQSLRAQDTESASDAPSIVTRSPVTLPANSLDMLAGGPEQWTSPEGMASSLQVLLLLTVLSMAPAILLMTTCYVRIIIVLGLLRQAIGLQSLPPSQVMTSIALFMTMFVMTPVWTRVYEDAVKPYTDPASPMTLEDAYTAGAIPIREFMSRQIDMAGNEDDVLLFYGYMDKDAPLPTGYEEVPLRVLLPAYILSELKTAFLMGFQIYLPFLIVDLVVASVTISMGMMMLPPQVISLPFKLLLFVLVDGWHLVVKMLMDSFG from the coding sequence ATGTTCTTGATATTTCTGCTTAGCAGCAGTCAATCGCTGCGCGCTCAGGACACGGAATCTGCATCCGACGCGCCCTCGATCGTGACGCGGTCGCCCGTCACGCTCCCGGCGAACTCGCTGGACATGCTGGCCGGCGGACCGGAACAATGGACCAGCCCCGAGGGTATGGCCAGCAGCCTGCAAGTGCTGCTGCTGTTGACGGTCCTTAGCATGGCGCCAGCAATCTTACTGATGACGACCTGCTATGTCCGCATCATCATCGTCCTGGGTTTGCTGCGTCAAGCAATCGGATTGCAATCGTTGCCGCCCAGCCAAGTGATGACCAGCATTGCGTTGTTCATGACCATGTTTGTGATGACGCCCGTTTGGACGCGAGTCTACGAAGACGCCGTCAAACCGTATACCGATCCGGCGTCACCGATGACGTTGGAAGATGCGTACACGGCCGGCGCGATCCCGATCCGCGAATTCATGTCACGACAAATCGACATGGCCGGAAACGAAGACGACGTGCTGCTGTTCTACGGATACATGGACAAGGACGCGCCGCTGCCGACGGGCTATGAAGAAGTGCCACTGCGAGTGCTGTTGCCGGCCTACATTCTTAGCGAATTGAAGACCGCGTTCTTGATGGGCTTCCAAATCTATTTGCCGTTCCTGATCGTCGACTTGGTCGTTGCCAGCGTCACGATCTCGATGGGCATGATGATGCTGCCACCTCAAGTCATCTCGCTACCGTTCAAGCTGTTGCTGTTCGTGCTAGTCGATGGCTGGCACCTAGTCGTAAAGATGCTGATGGACAGCTTTGGATAG
- the hisN gene encoding histidinol-phosphatase yields MTHQPDSPDTPDAWADQHEGRLAAMTEVAVAAGKHTLKYFRSDSLVVDAKSDESPVTIADREAEQLVRKLITAKFPTDTVQGEEFAEQTGTSRYRWVVDPIDGTKSFVCGVPLYSTLLALECDGHPLGGVIYIPASDEIIVAATRRGSWYRGSETDDWKRARVSEKTDIAEAVFVVSQVDSFAKRGNADAYQKLEKASWLTRSWGDGYGYMMVATGRADIMVDPICNAWDVAAILPIVVEAGGRFTDWKGVETCRGGDGVGTNGRLHDTVMNLLG; encoded by the coding sequence ATGACGCACCAACCTGATTCGCCGGACACTCCTGATGCTTGGGCCGACCAACACGAAGGACGGCTGGCCGCGATGACCGAGGTCGCGGTGGCGGCCGGGAAACACACGTTGAAGTACTTCCGCAGCGACAGCCTGGTCGTTGACGCGAAATCGGACGAGTCGCCCGTCACGATCGCGGACCGCGAAGCCGAACAATTGGTCCGCAAACTGATCACCGCCAAGTTCCCCACCGATACCGTCCAAGGCGAAGAATTCGCCGAACAAACCGGTACCAGCCGGTATCGTTGGGTCGTCGATCCGATCGACGGAACCAAGTCGTTCGTTTGCGGCGTGCCATTGTATTCGACGCTGTTAGCGCTCGAATGCGACGGCCATCCGCTGGGCGGCGTGATCTATATCCCGGCCAGCGACGAAATCATCGTCGCCGCAACGCGTCGTGGAAGCTGGTACCGCGGCAGCGAAACCGACGATTGGAAACGGGCTCGCGTCTCTGAGAAAACGGACATCGCCGAAGCCGTTTTCGTGGTCAGCCAAGTCGACTCGTTCGCCAAACGTGGAAATGCCGACGCTTACCAGAAACTCGAAAAGGCATCGTGGCTGACGCGGTCGTGGGGTGACGGTTACGGGTACATGATGGTGGCAACCGGCCGGGCCGACATCATGGTCGATCCGATCTGCAATGCGTGGGACGTTGCCGCCATCTTACCGATCGTCGTCGAAGCGGGCGGGCGATTCACCGACTGGAAGGGCGTGGAAACGTGCCGCGGTGGCGACGGCGTCGGGACGAACGGACGCCTTCACGACACTGTGATGAACTTGCTGGGATAA
- a CDS encoding flagellar biosynthetic protein FliQ: MDAPAAIDLCRATLMVAVVIAAPILLVGMAAGLAIGLLQALTQIQDQTVSFVPKLLAMAAAMVACLPWLLTRLVEFTRHAFEHAGMP; encoded by the coding sequence ATGGATGCACCTGCCGCGATTGATCTTTGCCGTGCGACCTTGATGGTCGCCGTTGTGATTGCCGCGCCCATTTTGTTGGTTGGGATGGCGGCGGGTTTGGCGATCGGGTTGCTGCAAGCACTGACCCAGATCCAGGACCAAACGGTTTCGTTCGTGCCCAAATTGTTGGCGATGGCGGCCGCCATGGTCGCCTGTTTGCCTTGGTTGCTGACGCGATTGGTCGAGTTCACGCGGCACGCTTTTGAACATGCGGGCATGCCCTGA
- a CDS encoding signal peptidase II, which produces MNPSIGQAWICPAPTSKREITLSPAIPTSRVVCFIALATSGAIADLWTKSAIFKWRGLPGESDPFWVIDGVLGIETAVNIGAVFGLGAGKGLFFAAFSVIAAIAILVWLFYFRAAQSLWLTVALGMITGGIIGNLYDRLGMWWIDGYPAQWQSGVRDWILFQIDGVPGLSPWPNFNIADSLLVVGAGMLMYQSFFPGSDPSEETGTESDSTSQNNDRLHDAPT; this is translated from the coding sequence ATGAACCCGTCGATTGGGCAGGCATGGATCTGCCCAGCACCGACCTCCAAGCGAGAAATCACGTTGTCGCCCGCCATTCCCACCTCCCGCGTCGTTTGCTTCATTGCCTTGGCGACGTCTGGAGCGATCGCTGACTTATGGACAAAATCGGCGATTTTCAAGTGGCGTGGATTGCCCGGTGAAAGCGATCCGTTTTGGGTGATCGACGGGGTGCTGGGGATCGAGACCGCTGTCAATATCGGCGCCGTGTTCGGACTTGGTGCGGGTAAAGGCCTGTTTTTCGCGGCTTTTTCTGTCATCGCCGCCATCGCCATCCTGGTTTGGCTGTTTTATTTCCGAGCCGCCCAGTCGCTGTGGTTGACCGTTGCGCTTGGAATGATCACCGGCGGCATCATCGGAAACCTCTACGATCGGCTGGGAATGTGGTGGATCGACGGCTATCCCGCCCAATGGCAGAGCGGCGTCCGCGACTGGATTCTGTTCCAAATCGACGGGGTCCCTGGGCTGAGCCCCTGGCCAAACTTCAACATTGCCGATTCGTTATTGGTAGTCGGCGCGGGCATGTTGATGTATCAATCGTTCTTCCCCGGTAGTGACCCCAGTGAAGAAACCGGCACAGAATCCGATTCAACATCGCAGAACAACGACCGACTCCATGACGCACCAACCTGA
- a CDS encoding flagellar biosynthetic protein FliR — translation MEVAADPGVATDLAKWMIDHLMLGVLVLTRLSTLLMSMPAIGVGVPNRVRAFLALTMTLLMLPTVAEVTPSDALPTMDNLIDLVIAMAREAMIGMLIGATVQLIVTGIQLGGEAVTSTGGMQLGDAIDPTTRSSMPAVARVVGMLVTAVMLCVGGHRLLLNILLDSFKAMPAGDVTFDDSMMALIVNQLTAGMVAGLRFAAPAVAALLLANLVTGLVSRTLPQINVLAIGLSINALAMLIVLALTIGSAGLIFQDELAAVAGRIGDLW, via the coding sequence ATGGAAGTCGCCGCTGATCCCGGTGTCGCCACCGACTTGGCGAAATGGATGATCGACCATCTGATGCTCGGCGTTTTGGTGCTGACCCGTTTGAGCACGCTGTTGATGTCGATGCCCGCGATCGGTGTGGGAGTTCCGAACCGAGTTCGTGCGTTCCTAGCATTGACGATGACGCTATTGATGCTGCCGACTGTCGCCGAAGTGACACCCTCGGACGCGTTGCCGACGATGGACAACCTGATCGATTTGGTGATCGCCATGGCGCGCGAAGCCATGATCGGGATGCTGATCGGAGCGACGGTTCAGTTGATTGTCACGGGGATTCAGCTGGGCGGCGAAGCGGTGACCAGCACCGGCGGGATGCAATTGGGCGACGCGATCGACCCAACAACACGAAGCAGCATGCCAGCCGTTGCACGCGTCGTCGGGATGCTCGTCACGGCTGTGATGCTTTGCGTCGGCGGCCACCGATTGCTGCTGAATATTTTGCTGGACAGCTTTAAAGCGATGCCAGCCGGCGATGTCACATTCGACGATTCGATGATGGCGTTGATCGTCAATCAATTGACGGCCGGGATGGTCGCCGGACTGCGATTTGCGGCGCCTGCGGTTGCAGCACTATTGTTGGCAAACTTGGTAACCGGCTTGGTCAGCCGAACGCTGCCCCAGATCAATGTGCTGGCGATCGGCTTGTCGATCAACGCGTTGGCGATGCTGATCGTTTTGGCGCTGACGATCGGTTCGGCCGGATTGATCTTCCAAGACGAACTGGCAGCAGTCGCCGGCCGGATCGGGGACTTGTGGTGA